A window from Candidatus Nitrospira neomarina encodes these proteins:
- a CDS encoding glycosyltransferase family 4 protein, with amino-acid sequence MKKIKVLYAYLGFYRDAGGEHSPLGLAEELDPERFSFEMVTLMPTTSTIGVAVQATGCTIHELGLGIPRLTEPLGILKVIKAFYQTFRRIQPDIVQTQSGFCNVWARLAAKLAGVPVIIMTVNFDEPKPRWFLRPLMGAVHYWLATSTNAYVCIAEHLIKEQLRPYEWGRAEIIDQFFDLNRFLAGRTSLPEIRALTDPAHPVLGIIGRLEYEKGHKVAIAAMRNIIDAIPGARLQIVGAGSLEQELRNQVLALGLSDHVEFSGHRTQICEIMSHMDLVVIPSYNEAFGLVVLESIVAGVPLLGSRSGAFPRILDHGKYGTLIDPSDPDALAEAAIDMIRNPAPALVRLKEARATVLKRYTKEESARRHARLYMRLTENS; translated from the coding sequence ATGAAAAAAATTAAAGTATTGTATGCCTATCTTGGTTTTTACCGCGATGCCGGTGGGGAACACTCTCCGTTGGGCCTTGCCGAGGAACTTGATCCCGAACGCTTCAGTTTTGAGATGGTGACTTTGATGCCAACCACCTCTACAATCGGCGTTGCGGTACAAGCAACCGGTTGCACCATCCATGAGCTCGGACTTGGCATTCCCCGCCTCACGGAACCACTCGGCATTCTCAAGGTTATCAAAGCTTTTTATCAGACCTTCCGCAGAATTCAACCGGACATTGTTCAAACACAATCAGGCTTTTGCAACGTCTGGGCTCGCCTGGCAGCCAAATTAGCGGGCGTGCCCGTCATTATCATGACGGTGAATTTTGATGAACCAAAACCCCGATGGTTTCTGCGGCCGCTAATGGGTGCTGTGCACTACTGGTTGGCAACGAGCACGAACGCCTACGTCTGTATCGCCGAACATTTGATAAAGGAACAGTTGCGGCCCTACGAATGGGGTCGTGCCGAAATCATTGACCAATTTTTCGATCTAAACCGCTTTCTGGCGGGCCGCACTAGTTTGCCGGAAATCCGAGCCCTAACCGATCCCGCCCATCCAGTACTCGGCATTATCGGACGGCTCGAATACGAAAAAGGGCATAAGGTGGCAATCGCTGCCATGCGGAATATCATCGATGCGATACCCGGCGCTCGCCTTCAGATCGTCGGTGCCGGCAGCTTGGAACAAGAACTCAGAAATCAAGTCCTGGCATTGGGGCTCTCCGACCACGTCGAATTCTCTGGTCACCGAACTCAGATTTGCGAGATCATGTCCCATATGGACCTGGTGGTGATCCCTTCATACAATGAGGCATTCGGTTTAGTGGTGTTAGAGTCGATTGTGGCCGGGGTACCCTTATTGGGAAGTCGTAGCGGTGCATTCCCAAGAATTCTCGACCATGGCAAATACGGTACCTTGATCGACCCATCCGATCCTGACGCCTTGGCAGAAGCTGCCATCGATATGATCCGTAACCCGGCCCCAGCATTGGTGAGGTTAAAGGAAGCTCGAGCGACTGTTCTCAAGCGATATACCAAAGAGGAAAGCGCCCGCCGACACGCTCGCCTATATATGCGTTTAACCGAAAATTCTTAG
- a CDS encoding HAD family hydrolase yields MKLVHPIRAVLLDIDGTLYHQQSLRGLMAFELSTVPFVLGSIPKALRVWRILKCFREGREALRTMKDPSTPLVNLQYSFVAERVGVTPSEVEIVVREWMFRRPLKYLRICRRRAMKEFFQLAADRGLRTGVFSDYPVREKLQGLGIHAPLTVELCATDPEINAFKPNPKGFLYACHLWNLDPPEVLYVGDRYDVDACGAKAAGMPYVIFSRRVPRELDASAKTEYRSITNFRGLCDVIHSTI; encoded by the coding sequence GTGAAGCTGGTTCATCCGATTCGTGCTGTTTTGCTCGATATTGACGGAACTCTCTATCACCAGCAGTCTCTACGGGGTTTGATGGCCTTTGAGTTATCTACCGTTCCGTTTGTATTAGGTTCTATTCCTAAGGCTTTGCGTGTCTGGCGAATTTTGAAATGTTTTCGGGAAGGACGTGAAGCGTTACGAACCATGAAAGATCCGAGTACCCCCTTGGTGAATTTGCAATATTCTTTTGTTGCCGAACGAGTCGGTGTGACCCCCAGTGAAGTGGAAATAGTGGTGAGGGAATGGATGTTCCGTCGCCCTTTGAAATATCTTAGGATTTGTCGGCGTCGTGCCATGAAAGAATTTTTTCAATTAGCGGCTGATAGGGGCCTGCGTACGGGAGTCTTTTCTGATTACCCTGTAAGAGAAAAATTGCAAGGGCTAGGGATTCATGCTCCGTTAACGGTGGAACTATGCGCCACGGATCCTGAAATTAACGCGTTTAAACCTAACCCCAAAGGGTTTCTCTATGCGTGTCACCTCTGGAATCTTGATCCCCCGGAGGTGTTGTATGTCGGTGATCGGTATGACGTCGATGCGTGTGGTGCCAAAGCTGCCGGAATGCCTTACGTCATATTTTCCCGCAGAGTGCCTCGTGAGTTGGACGCGAGTGCAAAAACAGAATATCGTTCGATTACTAATTTCAGAGGTCTTTGCGATGTTATCCACTCAACCATCTAA
- a CDS encoding SGNH/GDSL hydrolase family protein → MPKRLKRALLYAGYLFLVTVSLLEIGVRVWGYSEHHIHDPIYTSFEPSEDIPYIHKPNLMQARARGLVFINTDSLGLRSKVSGMVYGTKQPQEYRIAIVGDSVTFGEGVPTEETFTEVLEHVLNQHQNLLTVKVFNFGVSAYSVKEMAAMLQHRMVDIRPDLVVMAIIPPDLNLDRTPTIDSTGYLVGQKIASLLDSPVGAALRGIRLLYVLRDIGSRWVSPPQYPHPLLSRGEIPDSYRYIRQFKETAIHYGLFPLIALLPRMEEKAWGPLPDKLRQDGIRHLDLSNISKEFTTEEYMASRFDRHPSPAVHRRIGEALALYVEHQPEFSQ, encoded by the coding sequence ATGCCAAAAAGATTGAAGAGAGCTCTTTTGTATGCTGGTTACCTGTTCCTCGTGACCGTCTCCCTCCTGGAAATCGGGGTCAGGGTCTGGGGATATTCGGAGCATCATATTCATGATCCGATCTATACCTCGTTTGAACCGAGCGAAGACATTCCCTATATACATAAACCTAATCTTATGCAGGCCAGAGCCCGGGGTCTTGTTTTCATTAACACGGATAGCCTGGGATTACGTTCGAAAGTCTCCGGAATGGTTTATGGTACCAAACAACCACAGGAATATCGTATTGCAATCGTGGGTGATTCCGTTACGTTTGGGGAGGGTGTTCCCACTGAGGAAACGTTCACCGAAGTTCTGGAACATGTGCTGAATCAACACCAGAATCTCTTGACCGTGAAGGTGTTTAATTTTGGTGTATCGGCCTATAGCGTCAAAGAGATGGCCGCCATGCTTCAACACCGTATGGTAGATATTCGACCGGATCTGGTTGTGATGGCTATTATTCCGCCTGATCTGAATCTCGACCGGACCCCCACCATAGACTCAACCGGTTATCTGGTTGGTCAAAAAATTGCCAGTCTTCTTGATTCTCCGGTTGGAGCGGCCTTAAGAGGCATCCGCCTTCTGTATGTACTCCGGGATATAGGGTCACGGTGGGTTTCTCCACCTCAATACCCTCACCCACTGCTTTCACGCGGCGAAATTCCCGACTCCTACCGTTACATTCGACAGTTCAAGGAGACAGCAATTCACTATGGACTTTTCCCCTTGATTGCGCTCCTTCCACGAATGGAAGAAAAGGCCTGGGGTCCTCTTCCTGACAAACTGCGACAAGACGGTATCAGGCATCTTGATTTATCAAACATAAGTAAAGAATTTACCACTGAAGAGTATATGGCAAGTCGGTTTGACCGGCATCCTTCCCCTGCGGTTCATCGCCGAATCGGGGAAGCATTAGCCCTGTATGTGGAACACCAACCAGAGTTTTCCCAGTGA
- a CDS encoding lipopolysaccharide biosynthesis protein, producing MSSQPGRHLVDGTVRVFLAGLLFPLTGLITAGFLTRRLGTDGYGLLVLSATLFGWVELGINSFFARPAIKFIGEAKNWLPVGSTLIRLQFVAGVGGGVLLGLLSFPLAWLLDEPLLAPYLALYSLHIPISSLTQAHQSILVGIGSFRQKAVTNAYRWIARLLLILLLVEMGLSVSGAILGSLGAALVELAITRRYVRPPFFGKIVIPIRPFYDFGILLCVSSILFLIFSSMGLVMLKILGGTLEQAGVYGAAQNLSIIPGLFGASFSPLLLSTVSRLLFEGKTDQAKSMGFGAMRMVVGLFPFGALVAGAAPEIVTLVFGQSFELAGPILGVLIMGAIAFVMVSVAVVIATASGAPLFTLYLSIPLVLLVVIGNLVMIPRFDALGAAMVTALCQGIGALASVFAIYRLWAISPPIGTLWRSAVISVLAYTMAVMWPTAGLLLVIKIGVIGVVIILAYLVLREFSYDEIALTRSFLRRRTVPIEQQK from the coding sequence TTGTCGTCCCAACCAGGCCGTCATCTTGTTGATGGGACAGTCCGAGTCTTTCTCGCCGGGCTCCTGTTTCCCCTTACGGGCCTCATTACCGCCGGGTTCCTCACCCGACGACTCGGTACGGATGGTTATGGCTTATTGGTCCTCTCTGCAACGTTGTTTGGATGGGTGGAGCTCGGGATCAACTCATTTTTTGCTCGTCCGGCGATTAAGTTTATTGGGGAAGCGAAAAACTGGCTGCCAGTTGGTAGCACCCTCATACGGTTGCAATTTGTAGCAGGGGTTGGCGGAGGGGTGTTACTAGGACTGCTGTCATTTCCTCTCGCCTGGCTCCTCGACGAACCGTTGCTTGCGCCCTATCTCGCCCTCTATTCTCTCCACATCCCAATCAGTAGCCTGACTCAAGCCCACCAGAGCATCCTCGTGGGAATTGGTAGTTTTCGGCAGAAAGCCGTGACTAATGCCTACCGTTGGATTGCCAGGCTGCTGTTGATTCTGTTGCTGGTTGAAATGGGCCTGTCTGTTTCTGGCGCTATACTGGGAAGTCTTGGGGCGGCCCTGGTCGAACTCGCTATCACCCGTCGATATGTCAGGCCTCCCTTCTTTGGCAAAATTGTCATTCCCATACGCCCATTTTATGACTTCGGTATCCTCCTGTGTGTCTCATCCATATTGTTCCTAATTTTTTCCAGCATGGGCTTGGTTATGCTGAAAATCCTTGGCGGAACCCTGGAGCAGGCAGGAGTCTATGGTGCGGCCCAGAATTTGTCGATTATTCCCGGTCTGTTTGGGGCATCTTTTTCCCCGCTGTTACTCTCGACGGTGAGCCGTCTGCTTTTTGAGGGGAAAACTGATCAGGCAAAAAGCATGGGATTTGGTGCAATGAGAATGGTGGTGGGGTTATTCCCGTTTGGAGCTCTCGTCGCGGGCGCTGCTCCTGAGATTGTTACATTAGTCTTTGGCCAGTCTTTCGAGCTTGCTGGTCCAATACTGGGGGTGTTGATTATGGGAGCCATCGCATTTGTGATGGTCTCAGTAGCCGTGGTCATTGCGACGGCTTCAGGTGCTCCACTATTCACCTTGTATTTAAGTATCCCGCTGGTCTTGCTGGTAGTGATCGGGAACTTGGTGATGATCCCAAGATTCGATGCCCTGGGCGCTGCCATGGTGACAGCACTGTGTCAGGGAATTGGTGCCTTGGCTTCCGTGTTTGCGATCTATCGGCTTTGGGCAATTTCCCCGCCAATTGGTACGTTGTGGCGTAGCGCCGTCATCAGCGTACTAGCCTATACCATGGCAGTGATGTGGCCAACCGCGGGACTTCTGCTCGTGATAAAGATTGGGGTAATCGGAGTGGTGATTATTCTGGCATATCTGGTCTTGCGGGAATTCAGTTACGACGAAATTGCACTCACCCGTTCGTTTTTAAGACGAAGAACCGTACCTATCGAACAACAGAAGTAA
- a CDS encoding alkaline phosphatase family protein codes for MIAAISLEAPALPLIHQLIADNRMPNLAALQREGEVVSLDPPFLDGAVYATLYTGQHLSEHGIYSLFTWSAPEQRLRLSHELLSDETLFQRLDRAGKRVLAIDPPEHPIQDLTNGTVVSGCQFRSRVHLAKWARPPSLGKELLKHLGKTPRGEETFGQPSQHHLLHLRKILLQAPSRLASVVERLMEERAPDVLWLHMAAIHLAGHQLWDPASVDVIGHSPTGSALLKESLIDVYLAADAALGRIIKILPDNADLLVFWAKGMGPETCRSDLFPEMLDRILTPPSAVCTSSGNDILTKLRAIVPTSLRSKVADALPDSLSLQLTARLGTIGKDWKAVRAFSLPSDGPGLVRLNIRGRERNGIVTESEAKVLCDEIAKGLRTFSDIDGKECIAGIERPGDHLPPGQKLDRLPDLVIRWTGEPSTNLRGVASPVYGTILRGGAGSGRSGNHIPGAGAIIVPRSGTYHAINGRNPHLVDLSATVCAAADVPHKDLPGQSLLAYR; via the coding sequence ATGATTGCGGCTATCTCTTTAGAGGCCCCAGCGCTGCCCCTCATCCATCAGTTAATCGCTGACAACCGAATGCCAAATCTCGCGGCTCTTCAACGAGAAGGCGAGGTCGTCAGCCTCGACCCCCCATTTCTCGATGGAGCAGTTTACGCCACCCTCTATACAGGTCAGCATCTGTCAGAGCACGGCATTTATTCCCTGTTTACCTGGTCTGCTCCCGAGCAAAGGCTTCGACTGTCTCACGAACTCCTATCAGATGAGACTCTTTTTCAACGCCTGGACCGAGCAGGCAAACGAGTCCTTGCCATCGATCCACCCGAACATCCCATACAAGATCTGACCAATGGTACTGTGGTGAGTGGATGTCAGTTTCGATCTCGCGTCCACTTGGCTAAGTGGGCGCGTCCTCCGAGCTTGGGCAAGGAACTCTTAAAACATCTTGGCAAGACGCCTAGAGGTGAGGAGACCTTTGGTCAACCATCGCAGCACCATCTCCTCCACCTGCGGAAAATTCTCCTGCAGGCGCCTAGCCGCCTAGCAAGCGTGGTTGAACGATTGATGGAAGAGAGGGCTCCCGATGTCCTCTGGTTGCACATGGCTGCGATCCACCTTGCGGGTCATCAGCTTTGGGATCCAGCGTCCGTCGACGTCATCGGGCACTCACCAACAGGATCGGCTCTGCTGAAGGAATCCTTAATTGACGTATATCTGGCAGCCGACGCAGCACTCGGTCGAATCATAAAAATTCTGCCAGACAATGCAGATCTTCTTGTGTTCTGGGCTAAGGGAATGGGTCCGGAAACATGTCGGTCCGATCTTTTTCCCGAAATGTTGGACCGGATTCTGACCCCTCCCTCCGCGGTCTGCACATCATCAGGAAATGATATTTTGACGAAACTGCGTGCGATTGTCCCCACCTCGCTTCGATCTAAAGTTGCAGATGCCTTACCGGATTCACTTTCGCTCCAACTCACAGCTCGATTGGGGACGATCGGGAAAGACTGGAAAGCGGTACGGGCCTTTTCGCTACCTTCAGATGGCCCTGGATTGGTTCGGCTCAACATCCGCGGGCGTGAGCGGAATGGGATTGTCACCGAATCCGAAGCAAAAGTGCTCTGCGACGAGATCGCCAAGGGCCTCCGAACCTTTAGCGACATCGATGGGAAAGAGTGCATCGCAGGCATTGAACGACCCGGAGACCATTTACCTCCGGGGCAGAAACTAGATAGGCTTCCCGATCTGGTTATCCGATGGACTGGTGAACCATCTACTAACCTGCGTGGCGTGGCTTCCCCGGTGTACGGCACAATTTTGCGCGGAGGTGCGGGATCAGGACGGTCGGGAAACCACATACCAGGCGCCGGCGCAATCATCGTCCCACGATCGGGAACGTATCACGCAATCAATGGCCGAAACCCACATCTGGTTGATCTGAGTGCGACGGTCTGTGCAGCAGCGGACGTGCCCCACAAGGACCTTCCCGGCCAGTCACTTCTCGCATATCGATGA
- a CDS encoding glycosyltransferase, which produces MFVYLGFYRDAGAEQTPLGLAEELDRKRFSFEMVTLMPTTSTIGAAMQATGCTIHELGLGIPRLTDPIGIIKVIKALYQTFRRLRPDIVQTQSGFCNVWARLAAKLAHVPVIIATLNFGGEPKPRWFLRPVMRAMHHWLSRSTTAYVCVAEHLVKEQLQPYEWDRAEIIDGFFDLHRFLAGRTDLPEIRALTDPAHPVLGIVARLEYDKGHRVAITAMRKIVDAIPGAQLKIIGAGSLERELRDQVVALRLMEHVEFTGHQTQICEIMSTLDLLLIPSYNEAFARVALESIAAGVPLLGSRSGAFPRILDNGKYGELVPPADPDVLSEAALKIIANPAPALVRLKEARATVLKRFTKEESARRYARLYLRLAENFEGKIKDTSSK; this is translated from the coding sequence TTGTTTGTCTATCTTGGTTTTTACCGGGATGCCGGAGCGGAACAAACTCCCCTGGGCCTTGCCGAGGAACTTGATCGGAAGCGCTTCAGTTTCGAGATGGTGACCCTGATGCCGACCACCTCCACAATCGGCGCTGCGATGCAGGCAACCGGTTGCACCATTCACGAGCTCGGACTTGGCATTCCCCGTCTCACAGACCCGATCGGCATCATCAAGGTTATCAAAGCCTTGTATCAGACCTTTCGCCGGCTCAGACCCGACATTGTTCAGACGCAATCGGGGTTTTGCAACGTGTGGGCCCGTTTGGCGGCCAAATTGGCGCATGTTCCCGTCATCATCGCGACTTTGAATTTTGGTGGGGAGCCAAAACCGCGATGGTTTCTGCGGCCGGTTATGCGGGCCATGCATCACTGGTTGTCGAGGAGCACCACCGCCTACGTCTGTGTCGCTGAGCATTTGGTGAAGGAACAGTTACAGCCCTACGAATGGGATCGTGCTGAAATCATCGATGGCTTTTTCGACCTGCATCGTTTTCTTGCGGGCCGCACCGATTTGCCGGAAATCCGGGCGCTAACCGATCCCGCGCATCCAGTACTCGGCATTGTCGCAAGGCTCGAATACGATAAGGGGCATAGGGTGGCGATCACGGCCATGCGGAAAATCGTCGATGCGATACCCGGCGCTCAACTCAAGATCATCGGTGCGGGCAGCTTGGAACGAGAACTCAGGGATCAAGTTGTGGCACTGCGACTCATGGAACACGTCGAGTTTACCGGTCACCAGACTCAGATTTGTGAGATCATGTCCACTCTGGACCTGTTATTGATCCCTTCATACAACGAAGCGTTTGCTAGGGTCGCGTTGGAGTCGATTGCCGCCGGGGTACCGTTATTGGGGAGCCGCAGCGGTGCATTCCCCCGAATTCTTGACAACGGGAAATACGGGGAGTTGGTGCCCCCCGCCGATCCTGACGTGTTATCAGAGGCGGCCCTCAAGATTATCGCTAACCCGGCCCCAGCATTGGTGAGGTTGAAGGAAGCTCGAGCGACTGTGCTCAAGCGATTTACCAAAGAGGAAAGTGCCAGGCGTTACGCTCGTCTGTATCTGCGTTTAGCTGAAAATTTTGAGGGGAAAATTAAAGACACTTCTAGTAAATAA
- a CDS encoding glycosyltransferase family 4 protein codes for MAKLFIASLVDPASHPGGAGTYTRGLLAALGSSHVVNLAAPLHPPPGPWYRSRQIMSLARSYISELPALTLFTRQPEFKLRIRKIARSQHFDAALINGGDMLWAIKELPPEIPTVLIAHNLEHQVLTQKLANYPFLSHVLKREIIKQRRYEIEGFRRSRGVIFLSAAEMAWGCNQVPGLRALHVPPMFTDPPIVRQPKPNGHLRLGFLADFAWWPNRQSWKWLMDKILPKVCRPITVHVFGRQSDQIPTRGRVISHGFVQNLREVWEQVDIMVCPIHEGAGVNIKLAESLYNRMPVLATTLAVRGLECPSGPGLTIMDSADEWVAFLSSSQADLLAAEVPSEELSRQFSPDRYREKLENFLTEVIRGNPR; via the coding sequence ATGGCCAAGCTTTTCATTGCCTCGCTGGTTGATCCGGCTTCGCACCCGGGTGGTGCAGGAACCTACACTCGCGGACTCCTTGCCGCCCTGGGGAGTAGCCACGTGGTCAATTTGGCAGCTCCTCTTCACCCGCCCCCCGGCCCATGGTATCGGTCGCGCCAAATAATGTCGTTGGCCCGGTCCTACATTTCTGAGCTTCCAGCATTGACATTATTTACACGTCAACCCGAGTTTAAGCTGAGAATTCGCAAAATCGCGCGATCCCAGCATTTCGATGCGGCATTGATCAACGGCGGTGACATGTTATGGGCCATCAAGGAATTACCGCCGGAAATCCCCACAGTGCTCATCGCGCATAATCTCGAGCACCAGGTGCTGACTCAAAAACTGGCCAACTACCCATTCCTTTCACATGTCCTCAAACGGGAAATTATCAAGCAACGTCGTTATGAGATCGAGGGGTTTCGTCGCTCCCGAGGGGTTATATTTCTTTCGGCGGCTGAAATGGCTTGGGGTTGTAACCAGGTCCCAGGACTGCGCGCTCTTCATGTTCCGCCGATGTTTACCGATCCTCCTATAGTCCGCCAGCCGAAGCCCAACGGCCATCTACGGCTTGGATTCCTTGCCGATTTCGCATGGTGGCCCAATCGCCAAAGTTGGAAGTGGCTAATGGATAAGATACTTCCCAAGGTGTGCCGCCCAATCACGGTTCACGTTTTTGGGCGACAGAGTGACCAGATACCCACTCGTGGCAGAGTTATTTCCCATGGCTTTGTCCAAAATCTAAGGGAGGTATGGGAACAGGTTGATATCATGGTTTGTCCTATTCACGAAGGTGCCGGCGTGAATATCAAGCTTGCGGAGAGTCTATATAATCGAATGCCAGTTCTCGCGACCACCCTGGCAGTACGCGGCCTCGAATGCCCATCCGGACCTGGCCTGACAATTATGGATAGTGCTGATGAATGGGTTGCCTTCTTAAGTTCCTCCCAGGCTGATCTGCTGGCCGCCGAAGTCCCATCTGAGGAATTAAGCCGACAATTTTCTCCCGACCGCTATAGGGAAAAGCTGGAAAATTTCCTCACGGAGGTAATCCGAGGCAACCCGAGGTGA
- a CDS encoding UbiA prenyltransferase family protein — protein sequence MLSTQPSNFFRVLWPYVQIARIDHWFKNVFMILGIVLALFYEPELFVWDSLLPLLLAVVATCLIASSNYVVNELLDAPYDRLHPVKKDRPVPSGKVKANWAWVEWFLLGTSGIVLAFSLNAYFGTTALIFLGSGLIYNIPPIRTKELPYLDVLSEALNNPIRLLLGWFALVTNSIPPLSLVLAYWMVGAFFMATKRFAEYRRIGDPIRARGYRKSFGYYTENRLLLSMFFYAMACSFVSGIFLVRYHMELILFVPIGAGFLTYYLKVGLLEDSPVQNPEKLYKEGGFVLYVGLSTMLFLLLMFSEIPFLYELFNVNPALIPPLWTIGEK from the coding sequence ATGTTATCCACTCAACCATCTAACTTTTTTCGGGTACTCTGGCCTTATGTCCAGATCGCTAGGATCGACCACTGGTTTAAAAATGTCTTTATGATTCTGGGCATCGTGCTGGCCTTGTTTTATGAACCGGAACTCTTTGTCTGGGATAGTCTTCTCCCTTTGCTTCTGGCTGTTGTAGCTACCTGTTTAATTGCCTCAAGCAATTATGTGGTAAACGAGCTTCTTGATGCGCCCTATGACCGTCTCCACCCAGTGAAAAAGGACCGTCCCGTACCTTCCGGGAAGGTCAAAGCTAATTGGGCCTGGGTGGAGTGGTTTTTATTGGGGACTTCAGGGATCGTACTTGCATTTTCCCTTAACGCATATTTTGGAACCACAGCCCTCATTTTTTTGGGGAGCGGCCTCATTTACAATATTCCGCCGATACGGACGAAAGAACTACCTTATTTAGATGTACTTTCTGAGGCGCTGAATAATCCGATTCGGTTGTTGCTTGGGTGGTTTGCACTTGTAACCAATAGCATCCCCCCACTTTCCCTGGTGTTGGCATACTGGATGGTCGGCGCATTTTTCATGGCTACTAAGCGATTTGCCGAGTATCGACGTATCGGTGATCCGATACGTGCACGTGGGTATCGTAAGTCGTTCGGATATTACACAGAAAACCGTCTATTGCTCAGTATGTTTTTCTATGCGATGGCCTGTTCCTTTGTGTCTGGAATATTTCTTGTCCGATATCATATGGAGTTAATTCTTTTTGTCCCTATAGGTGCCGGGTTTTTGACGTATTATCTTAAAGTTGGTTTGCTGGAGGATAGTCCCGTTCAAAATCCCGAAAAATTATACAAGGAAGGTGGGTTTGTTCTTTATGTTGGATTGAGCACGATGCTCTTTCTCCTGCTTATGTTTTCTGAGATCCCTTTTTTGTATGAGTTGTTTAATGTTAATCCGGCCCTCATTCCACCTCTTTGGACTATTGGTGAAAAGTAA
- a CDS encoding glycosyltransferase family 2 protein — MLDNECSGTGHNSEPVVSVLIVADHDTDRHAELADLRSCLQALAAQKVDEPVEFLLVETEERARKLPPDLLAELPGLKVIGVPKDATYEQKNAGAQAAQGKIIALLDADCIPVPGWLKSLITTFQSHPQYVAVSGRTMYEGKTATERCLSVLSRGFLDPGKEGPTRFISNNNSGFLRKVYERFPLPENEGPYAAQLQSAAIMRDGGRFLFQPAMTVIHDFEGWSMERDIRCHIGWATIRIRQLDPGLRFSWLLRLGQGSIPLFYIGRVLESLGTCFRVGQQYGLRLTDYPVAVALTLWIHFLEINGMLLAFRHQRVDKTKYR, encoded by the coding sequence ATGCTTGATAATGAATGCTCTGGAACTGGCCACAATTCCGAGCCTGTGGTTAGTGTGCTGATTGTGGCCGACCATGACACAGATCGCCATGCAGAACTCGCGGATCTCCGCAGTTGCCTTCAAGCACTTGCCGCACAGAAAGTGGACGAACCCGTCGAGTTTCTGCTTGTCGAAACGGAAGAGCGTGCCCGAAAGCTTCCACCCGACTTGCTGGCCGAGTTACCTGGCCTAAAGGTGATCGGAGTGCCCAAAGATGCTACTTACGAGCAGAAGAACGCTGGCGCTCAGGCTGCTCAGGGTAAAATTATCGCTCTCTTGGATGCGGACTGCATTCCGGTTCCTGGCTGGCTCAAGTCACTGATCACCACATTTCAGTCCCACCCTCAATATGTTGCAGTGAGCGGCCGCACCATGTATGAAGGCAAAACCGCCACCGAACGATGCCTTTCAGTCTTATCCCGCGGCTTTCTCGACCCAGGGAAAGAAGGCCCAACCCGTTTCATTTCCAATAACAACTCCGGTTTTCTCAGAAAGGTTTACGAACGGTTCCCGCTCCCGGAAAATGAAGGCCCTTATGCAGCGCAACTACAATCTGCTGCCATCATGCGGGACGGAGGCCGTTTTCTCTTTCAGCCAGCCATGACTGTGATACACGACTTCGAGGGCTGGTCCATGGAACGCGATATTCGGTGCCATATCGGCTGGGCCACTATCCGAATCCGTCAGCTTGATCCTGGATTACGATTCAGCTGGCTCCTACGGCTCGGACAGGGTTCAATTCCTTTATTTTACATAGGTAGAGTTCTTGAGAGCTTGGGGACGTGTTTTCGAGTCGGCCAACAATACGGTCTGCGGCTGACCGACTATCCAGTCGCAGTGGCACTCACGCTTTGGATACATTTCCTCGAAATCAATGGCATGCTGTTAGCATTCCGTCACCAGCGAGTAGACAAAACGAAATATCGCTGA